GTGAAGCCGCTTTTGAGCGCAGCGTCCGGAATGATAGCTGTTGTTCTGGCCGTACTCGTTATATTTTTGTACAACATGCTCGTCATCTCTTTCAGGGACAGGGGGCGTTACCTCGGCATATTGGCAAGCGTGGGAGCTACCCCGTTTCAGAGAGGAAGGATCGCGTTTGTGGAGGCCGTTATACTGGGAAGCGCGGGAATACCGGCAGGTATAGGTATCGGTGTCCTGCTTTCGGCCGCTGTCTTTCCTTTCCATGTGGTCCTCTCCTGGCGCGTACTGCTGCTCATATTTCTGAGTGAATGCGCGGCCGTACTGCTGACAGGCCTGGCATGTACCGGGCGGCCGGGAAAAGGCTCTGTGATAGAGCTTATTCACAACAGGGCAGACAAGAGAACGTTTAAGAAGCCGGTTGTCCTTCCGTTCTGGACAGCAGGCCGGTTCGGAGCAGAAAGTAATCTTGCCCTGAAGAATCTTGTGTTTTTTAAAAGACGTTATCTGATCATTGGTATATCCTTTGCGGTAGCCATGCTTTTATTTCTGGACGGTTATATATATATGAATTACCTGGATGGCGGATATGAAACACGGGACAGACGTCCGAAAGACAATGCGGATCTGGTGCTGGAGGAAGATTACAACAAAAGGAATGAAAAGTGGGATGATTTTATCTCTGAAGTTATTTCCATTCCTGCGGTGGAAGGATACTCCATACAGGATAGGGCCGACATGGGAACCGTGCTCTTTGAAGCGAAGGATATCGATCCCGGGCTTAAGGAATACACGAGTTATATACTCGGTATGTCCTACAATAATCCAATGAAAATAAGCAGCATAAAAGGAGATGTGAAAAAAGGGTACGCCATGAATCTCGTTCTTGTCGGAATGGATGACAAGTCGTTCCGGGACTATCTTGATAAGGCAGGGGTACCTGCGGAATATGATGCCGGCAAAGGGCAGATTCCGGTGCTGGTGGAAGATCACCCGATCGTGAAAGACGGCAGCACGACTAAATACAGGAGTATATTTGCGGAGGGAACGCGCGGAGCTCTTTCCTTATTTACCGATTCGGGACAGTGGATGTATCCGGTGGCAACGCCAGAGGGAGAGCAGGTGAAGCAATTTAAAAAATGGGAGTTTGATGTACTTGGCGTCACCACAC
This is a stretch of genomic DNA from [Clostridium] hylemonae DSM 15053. It encodes these proteins:
- a CDS encoding ABC transporter permease, with protein sequence MDIIQTLTIRHLKHNKKRTLSTIAGILTATVLLTMLSVFMTSFVHRLEAADVTQEDVKPLLSAASGMIAVVLAVLVIFLYNMLVISFRDRGRYLGILASVGATPFQRGRIAFVEAVILGSAGIPAGIGIGVLLSAAVFPFHVVLSWRVLLLIFLSECAAVLLTGLACTGRPGKGSVIELIHNRADKRTFKKPVVLPFWTAGRFGAESNLALKNLVFFKRRYLIIGISFAVAMLLFLDGYIYMNYLDGGYETRDRRPKDNADLVLEEDYNKRNEKWDDFISEVISIPAVEGYSIQDRADMGTVLFEAKDIDPGLKEYTSYILGMSYNNPMKISSIKGDVKKGYAMNLVLVGMDDKSFRDYLDKAGVPAEYDAGKGQIPVLVEDHPIVKDGSTTKYRSIFAEGTRGALSLFTDSGQWMYPVATPEGEQVKQFKKWEFDVLGVTTQTVPCYTASAVEEPNTIYFYTPQDVFDQVVRTDGFPAENGQTHRRLALKLNSEAPKLPDNVLYPAVVRFGNTTTRGLKLVSSSLSFLADEKMQNTLMERGEEAGKVQNMIEDIGERYGLSDGRNMDIDNFDWSALDYTCNSYAAQITGTMSDPFPLLRHLFSYGVLIFLTVISVFQMIKIITSAVQTRRREFAVFLSLGMSRKQIAKMLYIENLIYTVCAYVAGLIFSILLALALFWSWGREQAVEPVFPYEILLMETAVFLVLSIFSVYLSVRSVKKIQLIDIIKEETM